From Sporocytophaga myxococcoides, one genomic window encodes:
- a CDS encoding ClpXP adapter SpxH family protein, producing MTDKTKENPLLCDPAEGICGIPDSANNAKIKMQKNAMPVKVVYFTDPICSSCWGIEPQLRKLKLEYGNNLEIEYRMGGLLPDWSYNSGGISKPSDVAHHWDEVSVHYDMPIDGDVWLEDPLSSSYPPSIAFKAAQLQNADIAVLFLREIREMVFLQKKNIAKWEHLEAAAKKVGLNATQLKIDYDGKGKTLFEEDLKLARQFSVRGFPTMFFIDKDGNKETVYGSKPYAFYETAVLKLSPSMAKSEYSKNWETLFLKYNSLTAKEFSELSGMPRSESEAHLNELSGKNSLEKLTTKNGAIWKLKSVGNKGE from the coding sequence ATGACTGATAAGACAAAGGAAAATCCTTTATTATGCGATCCGGCAGAAGGAATTTGTGGAATTCCTGATAGTGCAAACAATGCAAAAATCAAAATGCAAAAAAATGCCATGCCGGTTAAAGTAGTATATTTCACTGATCCTATATGTTCTTCTTGCTGGGGAATAGAGCCTCAATTACGCAAATTAAAGCTGGAGTATGGTAATAATTTGGAAATTGAATACCGAATGGGAGGGCTGTTGCCTGATTGGAGCTATAACAGTGGTGGGATCAGCAAACCTTCTGATGTTGCTCATCACTGGGATGAAGTGAGCGTTCATTACGATATGCCTATTGATGGAGATGTCTGGCTGGAAGATCCTTTATCTTCTTCTTATCCACCGTCTATTGCCTTTAAGGCAGCACAACTGCAGAATGCAGACATTGCCGTTTTGTTTTTAAGGGAAATCCGCGAAATGGTTTTTTTACAGAAAAAGAACATTGCAAAATGGGAGCATCTTGAAGCAGCTGCTAAAAAAGTAGGATTAAATGCTACACAACTGAAAATTGATTATGATGGAAAAGGAAAAACGCTTTTTGAGGAAGATCTGAAACTCGCCAGACAGTTTAGTGTAAGAGGGTTTCCTACTATGTTTTTTATTGATAAGGATGGTAATAAAGAAACCGTGTATGGTTCAAAGCCTTATGCATTTTATGAAACAGCTGTTCTTAAGTTAAGTCCTTCTATGGCAAAAAGTGAATACAGTAAAAACTGGGAAACGTTGTTTCTTAAATATAATTCCCTTACAGCTAAAGAATTTTCAGAATTATCTGGTATGCCAAGAAGTGAAAGTGAAGCGCATTTAAATGAACTTTCAGGCAAAAATAGCCTGGAAAAACTGACTACTAAAAATGGGGCAATATGGAAATTGAAAAGTGTCGGAAATAAAGGAGAATAA
- a CDS encoding ClpP family protease: MTIKANVIPMVIDSTGHGERAYDIYSLLLKERIIFLGTAIDDQVANLIVAQLLYLNSLSQQEQINMYINSPGGSVYAGLAIHDAMKMISAPVSTVSVGFSGSMATALLTSGSKGKRCALPHATIHMHPTSGGGKGYTEDVRITTREQERIQAQLFHIIGNNTGHTWQEIESFFLRDKYLNALEAKSYGLIDEVLGDTSDLIMLNNNAQEVLLYQI, translated from the coding sequence ATGACAATCAAAGCTAACGTTATCCCTATGGTTATTGACAGTACTGGCCATGGAGAAAGAGCATATGACATATACAGCCTTTTGCTGAAGGAACGTATTATATTTCTGGGCACAGCTATCGATGATCAAGTTGCCAATCTTATTGTTGCCCAGTTGTTATATCTGAATAGTCTTAGCCAGCAAGAACAGATCAACATGTATATCAATAGTCCTGGCGGAAGTGTATATGCAGGTTTAGCCATTCATGATGCAATGAAAATGATTTCTGCACCGGTATCCACAGTTAGTGTAGGATTTTCAGGAAGTATGGCAACGGCATTACTTACTTCAGGAAGTAAAGGCAAAAGGTGTGCATTGCCACACGCTACAATTCATATGCATCCTACAAGCGGCGGTGGAAAAGGTTATACGGAAGATGTCAGGATCACTACCCGGGAACAGGAACGAATTCAGGCTCAGTTATTCCATATCATTGGAAATAACACCGGCCATACCTGGCAGGAAATAGAAAGTTTCTTTTTAAGGGATAAGTACCTCAATGCCCTTGAAGCAAAATCGTATGGCCTTATCGATGAAGTTCTGGGAGATACCAGTGATCTTATTATGCTTAATAATAATGCACAGGAGGTTCTTTTGTATCAAATCTGA
- a CDS encoding SPFH domain-containing protein, with amino-acid sequence MRSIPLFSVLISFIVLIASILIFYIFTERIDAGHEGILVRLYGSEKGVQDVTIVTGRVWYNPLTENVYEFPTYVQTVDYPKFTVNAKDGSIFDVDPTLSFKVKDNHSPDIFKKYRKDIEVITKTTLFNYIRDAFRIEFNKYSTDSIISNREMFENAVQKHMQILLDKEGFQLEQMTSGILYPESITQAINAKNAAIQQAMRVENELKVAQAQARKLMVLAEAEAKANELRKQSLNQLLIQQQFIEKWDGKTPIYGQAPSFFKSIN; translated from the coding sequence ATGCGCAGTATTCCTTTATTTTCAGTTCTGATTTCATTTATAGTATTAATTGCTTCAATTTTGATTTTTTATATTTTCACGGAGCGGATTGATGCCGGGCATGAAGGTATTCTAGTTCGCTTGTATGGCTCCGAAAAAGGAGTTCAGGATGTAACAATTGTTACGGGAAGAGTTTGGTATAACCCTCTTACTGAAAATGTTTATGAATTTCCGACCTATGTTCAGACAGTTGACTACCCCAAATTTACCGTTAATGCTAAAGACGGTTCTATCTTTGATGTAGATCCTACGCTTAGTTTTAAAGTAAAAGATAACCATTCTCCGGATATCTTTAAGAAATACAGAAAAGACATAGAGGTAATTACTAAAACTACTCTATTCAACTATATCCGTGATGCATTCAGAATTGAATTCAACAAATATTCGACAGACAGCATTATCAGCAATAGAGAGATGTTTGAAAACGCGGTTCAAAAGCACATGCAAATACTCCTGGATAAAGAAGGTTTCCAATTGGAGCAAATGACATCAGGCATTCTTTATCCTGAATCTATCACTCAAGCCATTAATGCCAAGAATGCCGCGATACAACAAGCAATGAGAGTAGAAAACGAACTGAAAGTTGCACAGGCACAGGCAAGAAAACTTATGGTACTGGCAGAAGCTGAGGCCAAAGCTAATGAATTAAGAAAGCAATCATTAAATCAATTATTGATACAACAGCAGTTTATTGAAAAGTGGGATGGTAAAACGCCCATCTATGGACAGGCACCTTCTTTTTTCAAATCTATTAATTAA
- a CDS encoding peptidogalycan biosysnthesis protein, translated as MKKLKDFVKCIKKEKDHFKTRRTPSQLAISIFDSIDYVPVDEWNKIVPQHKGLMRHPYLKSIENSSKEKEQSRYVLIYKDKKPVAAAIFHIVVITGEDYRCSDNKKHTLEKLTNSIKDKAKLRMLVCGHTHISGDHGFIYSSDITYKEAFHALADACYQIRRSEKLRGKINLQLIKDFYEDEFTTSGYLSVFKYRQFKVDPNMILKIRPEWKSFDDYLNAMNKKYRKKALTTIKKGAELKRKSLTAEEIQSNFDKIQMLYSNVADKAKVRINHFDVSYLYQLKLNLKEEFELVAYYLNEEMVAFNTFIYWGDKCEAHVIGNNYDLNNQYCIYPNILYDYVKGTIEKKKSMLILGRTAMEMKSNIGAEPAEMCCYVRHSGPLFNRALKPVFHYIKQTEWTQRSPFKEGDTVDCDN; from the coding sequence TTGAAAAAGCTTAAAGATTTTGTTAAATGTATAAAAAAGGAGAAAGACCACTTCAAAACAAGAAGAACTCCTTCACAATTGGCTATTTCCATTTTTGATTCTATTGATTATGTACCTGTAGATGAATGGAATAAAATCGTACCTCAGCATAAAGGATTAATGCGTCACCCTTACCTCAAATCGATTGAAAATTCTTCAAAAGAGAAAGAACAAAGCAGGTATGTTTTAATTTATAAGGATAAAAAACCTGTTGCAGCAGCCATTTTTCATATAGTAGTAATTACCGGTGAAGATTACCGGTGCTCTGACAATAAAAAGCATACGCTTGAAAAACTAACCAACTCAATAAAGGATAAAGCCAAGCTACGCATGTTGGTATGTGGACACACCCATATAAGTGGAGATCATGGTTTTATTTATTCTTCTGACATTACATACAAAGAAGCCTTTCATGCATTAGCAGATGCTTGTTATCAGATCAGGCGCTCTGAGAAACTAAGAGGCAAAATCAACCTTCAATTGATCAAAGACTTCTATGAGGACGAATTTACCACTTCTGGTTACCTTAGTGTCTTTAAATACCGACAGTTTAAGGTAGACCCCAATATGATCTTAAAAATAAGACCTGAGTGGAAATCTTTTGATGATTATCTTAATGCTATGAATAAGAAATACAGAAAAAAGGCCTTAACCACCATCAAGAAGGGAGCGGAACTGAAGCGAAAAAGCTTAACTGCAGAAGAGATACAATCCAATTTTGATAAAATTCAGATGCTTTATTCTAATGTTGCAGATAAAGCAAAAGTACGTATCAATCATTTTGACGTTTCTTATTTATATCAATTAAAACTGAATTTAAAAGAAGAGTTTGAACTGGTTGCCTATTACCTAAATGAAGAAATGGTAGCCTTTAATACCTTTATTTATTGGGGAGATAAATGTGAAGCACATGTAATCGGAAACAATTATGATTTAAATAACCAATACTGCATTTACCCGAACATTCTGTATGATTATGTAAAAGGCACGATTGAAAAGAAAAAAAGCATGCTGATCCTGGGAAGGACTGCTATGGAAATGAAGAGCAATATTGGAGCTGAGCCTGCTGAAATGTGCTGTTATGTTCGACATTCAGGTCCTTTGTTTAACAGGGCATTAAAACCTGTTTTTCATTACATTAAACAAACAGAATGGACACAGAGAAGTCCATTCAAAGAGGGCGATACTGTTGATTGTGATAACTGA
- a CDS encoding RNA polymerase sigma factor, whose amino-acid sequence MSEISILKDFQERQVLFMELYKKAFPAVARYISRKGGNYEEAKDIFQDALIIYYEKLVSNSFSHVRNEKAYILGIAKNLWCKRLGSNEVNDTIENALSETDIIETHLSTHKIMYLLETAGQKCMEILRAFYYDKASVSDIAQQFGYSGTRSATVQKFKCIEKIRETVKEKSLAYEDFIE is encoded by the coding sequence ATGTCAGAAATATCAATTTTAAAGGACTTTCAGGAAAGGCAGGTGCTTTTTATGGAACTTTATAAAAAGGCCTTTCCGGCAGTTGCAAGGTATATCAGCAGAAAAGGCGGGAATTATGAAGAGGCTAAAGACATATTCCAGGATGCATTGATCATTTATTATGAAAAACTTGTTTCAAACTCCTTTTCACATGTCAGGAATGAAAAGGCTTATATTCTGGGAATAGCAAAAAACCTCTGGTGCAAAAGGCTTGGAAGCAATGAAGTCAATGATACAATTGAAAATGCTTTATCAGAAACAGATATAATAGAAACCCACCTTTCTACTCATAAAATCATGTACCTTCTGGAAACTGCTGGGCAAAAGTGCATGGAAATACTGAGAGCATTTTACTATGATAAGGCTTCTGTTTCTGATATAGCGCAACAATTTGGTTATTCAGGAACAAGATCTGCTACTGTGCAGAAGTTCAAGTGTATTGAAAAAATAAGGGAAACAGTAAAAGAAAAATCTTTGGCGTATGAGGACTTCATTGAATGA
- a CDS encoding PQQ-dependent sugar dehydrogenase, which translates to MIILIFPIIAGCYKLRGHYGGAKSFDPVSRNISVNDIALPPGYKIESLVSGLTFPTGITFDNDGNVYVIEAGYSYGELWTVPRLLQVESNGQLKEIARGEKNGPWTGIDYHDGNFFIAEGGQLEGGKILKISKEGKISVLADNLPSFGDHHTNSPVVGDDGYVYFGQGVATNSGIVGEDNFRYGWLKRHPEFHDIPCKDITLNGQNFETKNFLTDQKEKVRTGAYSPYGTSTVANQVIKGKVPCSGAVMRVPVNGGTLEVVAWGLRNPFGLTFSESGKLFVTENSYDTRGSRPGFGTGDVLWSIEPGTWYGWPDFAEGRPMQSKDFETNKNDPQFLLAVHPGTPPKPVAIFGVHSSANGLDFSRSNSFGHKGEVFVAQFGDMAPEVGRIYGPVGFKVVRVNIETGVINDFVVNKGRVNAPASQSGSGGIERPIDVKFDPAGTSLYIVDFGVMPITKEGPSPKKETGVIWKVEKNEISKVTNK; encoded by the coding sequence ATGATAATCCTAATCTTTCCCATCATTGCAGGGTGTTATAAACTTCGAGGTCATTATGGGGGTGCAAAGAGTTTCGATCCGGTATCAAGAAATATATCGGTGAATGATATTGCATTACCTCCGGGTTATAAGATTGAATCCCTTGTTTCAGGCCTGACTTTTCCTACCGGAATTACTTTTGATAATGATGGAAATGTTTATGTGATTGAAGCCGGTTACTCCTATGGAGAATTATGGACAGTACCAAGATTGCTTCAGGTGGAATCAAACGGACAGTTAAAAGAGATAGCAAGGGGTGAAAAAAATGGTCCATGGACAGGTATTGACTACCATGATGGGAATTTTTTTATAGCAGAGGGCGGACAGCTGGAAGGTGGAAAGATTCTGAAGATTTCTAAAGAAGGTAAAATTTCCGTTCTGGCTGATAACCTTCCTAGTTTTGGAGATCATCATACTAATAGTCCTGTAGTGGGAGATGACGGATATGTTTATTTTGGACAGGGGGTGGCGACCAATTCAGGCATAGTAGGAGAGGATAATTTTAGATATGGCTGGCTTAAAAGGCATCCTGAGTTCCATGATATCCCCTGCAAAGATATTACACTTAACGGACAGAATTTTGAAACCAAAAATTTTCTGACTGATCAAAAGGAAAAAGTCAGAACAGGTGCTTATTCTCCTTATGGTACAAGTACTGTAGCCAATCAGGTCATTAAAGGAAAGGTTCCATGTTCAGGCGCAGTTATGAGAGTACCGGTGAATGGTGGTACTCTTGAAGTTGTGGCTTGGGGATTAAGAAACCCTTTTGGACTTACATTTTCAGAAAGCGGAAAATTATTCGTTACAGAAAACTCATATGATACCAGAGGCAGCAGACCTGGCTTCGGAACTGGAGATGTATTGTGGTCAATTGAACCTGGCACATGGTATGGATGGCCTGATTTTGCTGAAGGAAGACCAATGCAATCCAAAGATTTCGAAACGAATAAAAATGACCCACAGTTTCTGCTTGCTGTTCATCCAGGAACTCCTCCAAAACCAGTGGCAATTTTTGGAGTACATTCATCTGCAAATGGTTTGGATTTTTCACGAAGTAATAGTTTCGGACATAAAGGTGAAGTTTTTGTAGCTCAATTTGGAGATATGGCTCCTGAAGTAGGCCGGATCTACGGACCCGTAGGTTTTAAGGTTGTCAGGGTAAATATTGAAACAGGTGTAATTAATGACTTTGTAGTAAACAAAGGAAGAGTCAATGCTCCCGCATCTCAATCCGGATCGGGTGGAATTGAAAGACCAATCGATGTCAAATTTGATCCTGCTGGAACGAGCCTCTATATTGTTGATTTTGGTGTAATGCCAATTACCAAGGAAGGACCCTCTCCAAAGAAAGAAACAGGTGTGATATGGAAAGTTGAGAAAAACGAAATTTCAAAAGTTACAAATAAATGA
- a CDS encoding winged helix-turn-helix transcriptional regulator: MKKQQMVNNTNICKTRINAIKDTMDILSGKWKFHILGTLMQGGKMRFMDLLREVDGIAAKMLSKELQDMEMNKLVSRTTLNTKPITVEYEVTEYGKTLERIIDEIAIWGIEYRKALYDKEQTDLK, encoded by the coding sequence ATGAAGAAGCAACAAATGGTTAACAATACAAATATCTGCAAAACACGGATAAACGCTATTAAAGACACTATGGATATATTATCAGGCAAATGGAAGTTTCACATTCTTGGAACGTTGATGCAGGGAGGTAAAATGCGCTTTATGGATTTATTACGGGAAGTCGATGGTATAGCTGCAAAAATGCTATCTAAAGAGCTGCAGGACATGGAAATGAATAAATTAGTAAGCAGAACTACCCTAAACACAAAACCAATCACTGTAGAATACGAAGTCACTGAATACGGTAAAACTTTGGAACGTATCATTGACGAGATCGCCATTTGGGGAATTGAATACAGGAAGGCTCTTTATGATAAGGAACAAACGGATTTAAAATAA
- a CDS encoding ATP-binding response regulator — MLVFGTQIHIITFLISLFELVFFFYQIIYFLSRPSDKSRLYYLILLFLLIQYNIVGALFPDNKIDIPISMQNIIAYIVALLMSLYFIFYIYKVLELAKMRFYAFQGSLIFIVLPFIFLFLLPYIYTGDLEMSRKLVVVIPFIYVIVMLFSLTTSFKEKYQSCTDESCKEEMIGVLLGFSFWLTLPVIAFFENDINYLLIPILKFHNGSQVVEVICTNLGLFVMTVLFIRKSIKQSRAEYYMLLDSQKMLQELNYNLTLKVIERTKELEIANEKRTNTFINLAHESKTPITLIRNYLEEYINKHGATEELIIIRRSVEKLTRDINNFFDIEKIKRGDEIYFNDQICNFSEILKNNIELYRAYANKKGILLTSYVDDNLRVKADPEGIYRVINNIVENAIKFTSLNGVIQVSLKQKDESLLFVVRDNGIGIHSELHEKIFEPYFKINSSHKNIQGIGIGLSIVKKIIESIGGEIRVESDPGLTAGTSMIIEIPIYQHDYPSEPLRLESRDVYFNVDELKLPPAKFNAEKRSVLIVEDNIALLNYLSMKLGEKFNVIVATSGNEAFERLLNITYIDMIISDVMMNDGDGFDLYRSVQRKNNLNHIPFIFLTARDSYKSKMEGLYLGAVDYVQKPFLVEELIAKIDAILLNLEKQRIALINSAYKNLQNGSWMDEIRVDNLNKFEINCKRYNLTTREIEIINLIAKGATYKSIGELLYISDKTVAKHVRNIFEKVDVKKQVELLSKLDVPA, encoded by the coding sequence ATGCTGGTATTTGGAACGCAAATTCATATAATAACTTTTTTAATTTCTTTATTTGAACTGGTTTTCTTTTTCTATCAGATAATATATTTTCTGTCAAGACCATCGGATAAAAGCAGGCTATATTATCTGATCCTTCTTTTTCTTTTAATTCAATATAATATAGTCGGAGCATTGTTTCCGGATAATAAGATAGATATTCCGATTTCAATGCAGAATATTATTGCATATATAGTTGCATTGTTAATGTCATTATATTTTATTTTTTATATATATAAAGTACTGGAATTAGCCAAAATGAGGTTTTACGCTTTTCAGGGATCGCTAATCTTTATTGTTTTACCATTTATTTTTTTGTTTCTGCTTCCATATATATATACAGGAGATTTGGAAATGTCAAGGAAACTGGTAGTAGTAATCCCATTTATATATGTTATTGTTATGTTATTTTCTTTAACAACATCATTTAAAGAAAAATATCAGTCATGTACAGATGAGAGTTGTAAGGAAGAGATGATAGGAGTGCTTTTAGGATTTAGTTTTTGGTTAACGCTTCCGGTTATTGCATTTTTTGAAAATGATATTAATTATTTGTTAATACCAATATTGAAATTTCATAACGGAAGTCAGGTAGTTGAAGTAATATGCACTAATCTGGGGCTTTTTGTTATGACTGTCCTTTTTATCCGGAAATCTATTAAGCAATCAAGAGCAGAATACTACATGTTGTTGGATTCGCAAAAGATGCTTCAGGAATTAAATTACAACCTAACACTAAAGGTAATAGAAAGAACAAAAGAACTTGAAATTGCCAATGAAAAAAGAACAAATACATTTATTAATCTGGCCCATGAATCCAAAACTCCTATTACACTTATAAGAAATTATCTTGAAGAGTATATTAATAAACATGGGGCAACAGAAGAACTAATAATTATCAGAAGAAGTGTTGAAAAATTAACCAGAGATATAAATAATTTCTTTGATATAGAAAAAATCAAGCGGGGAGATGAAATTTATTTTAATGATCAGATTTGCAATTTTAGTGAAATACTAAAGAATAATATAGAGCTTTATAGAGCATATGCCAATAAAAAAGGCATATTACTTACTTCTTATGTTGACGATAACCTGAGAGTGAAAGCTGATCCGGAAGGGATATACAGAGTCATTAATAATATTGTTGAAAATGCAATAAAGTTTACTTCTTTGAATGGAGTAATACAAGTATCTCTCAAACAGAAAGATGAAAGCTTGTTATTTGTTGTAAGAGACAATGGAATAGGTATTCATTCGGAATTACATGAAAAAATATTTGAACCATATTTTAAAATTAATTCAAGTCATAAAAATATTCAGGGAATAGGAATCGGTCTTTCAATAGTAAAGAAAATTATCGAAAGTATTGGTGGTGAAATTAGAGTAGAAAGCGACCCAGGCCTGACTGCTGGGACTAGTATGATCATAGAAATTCCAATCTATCAACATGATTATCCAAGTGAACCATTAAGGCTAGAATCAAGAGATGTTTATTTTAATGTTGATGAATTAAAATTACCACCTGCCAAGTTTAATGCAGAGAAACGAAGTGTTTTAATTGTTGAAGATAATATTGCGTTACTTAATTATCTCTCCATGAAACTTGGTGAGAAGTTTAATGTAATAGTTGCGACAAGCGGAAATGAAGCATTTGAAAGGCTTCTGAATATCACTTACATTGATATGATTATCTCAGATGTTATGATGAATGATGGAGATGGCTTCGATTTATATAGATCTGTACAGAGAAAGAATAATTTAAATCATATACCTTTTATTTTTCTAACGGCGAGAGATTCCTATAAGTCAAAGATGGAGGGACTTTATTTAGGGGCTGTTGATTATGTTCAGAAGCCTTTTTTAGTGGAGGAACTGATAGCAAAGATTGATGCAATTTTGTTGAATCTTGAAAAGCAAAGAATTGCATTGATAAATAGTGCATATAAAAACCTTCAGAATGGAAGTTGGATGGATGAAATAAGGGTAGATAATCTAAATAAATTTGAAATTAATTGTAAGAGGTATAACCTTACAACAAGAGAAATAGAAATAATAAACCTGATTGCTAAAGGAGCTACTTATAAAAGTATAGGAGAACTTTTATATATATCTGATAAAACTGTTGCGAAACATGTTAGAAATATTTTTGAAAAGGTTGATGTAAAGAAGCAAGTAGAGTTATTAAGTAAACTGGATGTGCCTGCTTAA
- a CDS encoding c-type cytochrome yields MKKYSIDLLLIFSLSLSLLCLLTSCGSARRSEPIMAKSMVKNEEIKKGEIVFMNNCQKCHPGGEAGVGPSLNNLAIPGVTKRFRVRSKAFLFGLGRMPSFKKNEISKEEMDYLIVYMKALRNHDESKN; encoded by the coding sequence ATGAAGAAATACAGCATTGATTTATTATTGATATTCAGTCTGTCCCTGTCACTATTATGTTTGCTGACTTCCTGTGGATCTGCAAGAAGAAGTGAACCTATTATGGCCAAATCAATGGTTAAAAATGAAGAGATAAAAAAAGGCGAAATTGTTTTTATGAACAATTGCCAGAAATGTCATCCAGGAGGGGAAGCAGGAGTGGGGCCATCTTTAAATAACCTAGCGATACCAGGAGTGACTAAACGATTTCGTGTAAGGAGTAAAGCATTTTTATTTGGTCTTGGAAGAATGCCTTCATTTAAGAAAAATGAAATATCAAAAGAAGAAATGGATTATCTCATTGTTTATATGAAGGCATTGAGGAATCATGATGAAAGCAAAAATTGA
- a CDS encoding glycosyl hydrolase family 8, with protein sequence MLLNKYILLICVITISSFTAEGQTKPYPQSLIYPNCIKPSNVSQEEMDESVKGYYDYWKKKYLRNDLTSLPGGYYVKGEITGSPDGFTPLGSSEGQGYGMIIVTLMAGYDPDAQTIFNGLLKTVKAYKSSGNRHLMGWVVADDKMAQGHFGSATDGDLDIAYSLLLAHKQWGTSAGNNYLSEAKRIIIKGIRTSYITNDYRLNLGDWKNETSTDTRPSDWMLGHFKAFKKSTRDMVWDSVSTATYEMIAAIQNNYSATTSLMPDFATGKPVKPAGPDFLEGPNDGNYYYNACRTPLRFVMDYAHYGDIRAKNAVSGIVKWAKSNCHNSPSNIKAGYTLNGNDLPGNNYKTSVFIAPIVAAATCDRENQAFLNEGWSVIKEMKESYFEDSYNLLSLLFISGNWWAP encoded by the coding sequence ATGTTGTTGAATAAGTATATATTACTGATTTGTGTCATTACAATAAGTTCTTTTACAGCTGAGGGGCAAACAAAACCATATCCTCAGTCTCTCATCTATCCCAATTGTATAAAACCATCGAATGTGTCTCAGGAAGAGATGGATGAGTCTGTTAAAGGTTATTATGATTATTGGAAAAAAAAATATCTCAGAAATGATCTCACTTCTTTACCTGGTGGCTATTATGTAAAAGGGGAGATTACCGGAAGTCCGGATGGCTTTACTCCGCTTGGTTCATCTGAAGGACAAGGTTATGGGATGATTATTGTTACGCTTATGGCCGGATATGATCCCGATGCACAGACCATATTCAATGGTTTATTAAAAACAGTAAAAGCATATAAAAGCTCTGGCAATCGCCATTTGATGGGATGGGTTGTCGCTGATGATAAAATGGCTCAGGGGCATTTTGGCTCTGCTACAGATGGGGATCTGGATATAGCATATTCATTGTTGCTCGCTCATAAACAATGGGGAACTTCAGCAGGCAATAATTACCTCTCAGAAGCTAAAAGGATAATTATCAAAGGGATCAGGACAAGTTATATAACAAATGATTACCGTTTAAATCTTGGTGATTGGAAGAATGAAACCTCTACAGATACACGTCCCTCTGACTGGATGTTAGGTCATTTCAAAGCATTTAAAAAATCTACCAGAGATATGGTTTGGGATAGTGTGTCAACTGCTACTTATGAAATGATCGCAGCAATACAGAATAATTATTCGGCTACGACGAGCCTTATGCCAGATTTTGCAACAGGAAAACCTGTTAAGCCTGCAGGTCCCGATTTTCTTGAAGGTCCAAATGATGGAAATTACTATTATAACGCTTGTCGCACTCCATTGAGATTTGTAATGGATTATGCCCATTATGGCGATATAAGAGCGAAAAATGCTGTCTCCGGAATTGTTAAATGGGCTAAATCAAATTGTCATAACAGTCCTTCCAATATTAAAGCTGGATATACTTTAAATGGAAATGACCTGCCGGGTAACAATTATAAAACTTCTGTATTCATTGCACCTATTGTAGCGGCAGCAACCTGTGATAGAGAAAACCAGGCATTTTTAAATGAAGGCTGGAGCGTTATTAAAGAAATGAAGGAAAGTTATTTTGAAGATTCATATAATTTATTAAGTCTTTTATTTATTTCAGGTAATTGGTGGGCTCCTTAG
- a CDS encoding response regulator encodes MKIPKCIMVIDNNVTDNWIAERIFKTYNIASEYRFTNNENAIDSLNDYCLINGKFPDLLMVDILYNREKGFGLIDRIRNHSGYRENETRIALLTSVVDYTLNYEKIGKQNIEHVFIKPLDIQQLKNLFI; translated from the coding sequence ATGAAGATTCCTAAATGTATAATGGTAATTGATAATAATGTTACCGATAATTGGATTGCGGAGCGAATTTTCAAGACTTATAATATTGCATCTGAATATAGGTTTACTAATAACGAAAATGCAATTGATAGTTTGAATGATTACTGTCTGATTAATGGTAAATTTCCAGACCTTCTTATGGTCGATATTCTATATAACAGGGAGAAAGGTTTTGGATTAATAGACAGAATCAGGAATCATTCTGGCTATCGGGAAAATGAGACAAGAATAGCTCTATTGACTTCTGTTGTTGATTATACGTTGAATTATGAAAAAATAGGTAAACAGAATATTGAACACGTATTTATAAAGCCTTTGGATATCCAGCAATTGAAGAATTTATTTATTTAG